One part of the Mesorhizobium sp. M4B.F.Ca.ET.058.02.1.1 genome encodes these proteins:
- a CDS encoding VOC family protein, with product MHIQFAELPVFDQDRAKAFYTDHFACQVAADQPMGDGGWRWIELAFPDAVTNLHFIRRADEAPGVEPVLVLVDGDVETTIAALRARDVEIITEPQEAPWQPGRTVAEFRDSEGNRMVVAGK from the coding sequence ATGCATATCCAGTTTGCCGAACTTCCGGTATTCGATCAGGACCGCGCCAAGGCGTTCTACACCGACCATTTCGCCTGCCAGGTGGCAGCCGACCAACCGATGGGCGACGGCGGCTGGCGCTGGATCGAGCTGGCATTTCCCGACGCCGTCACCAACCTGCATTTTATCAGACGCGCCGATGAGGCGCCGGGGGTCGAACCAGTGCTGGTTCTGGTCGATGGCGATGTCGAAACGACAATCGCCGCGTTGAGGGCGCGCGACGTCGAAATCATCACCGAGCCTCAGGAAGCTCCGTGGCAGCCTGGCCGCACCGTTGCCGAGTTCCGCGACAGCGAGGGCAACCGCATGGTTGTCGCCGGCAAATGA
- a CDS encoding RNA polymerase sigma factor yields MMSSKFDRAALDAMLPGLRPKLHRYAARMAGSVIDGEDIVQETVLKALQAIDGNAAVDRPEQWLFRIAHNAAQDHLRRRQRERSRLSEADMTGVEDLSASAEARLAAATSLRTFMQLTLPQRSAVILVDVLGLSLSETCEATGATLAATKAALHRGRAELRALAAAPEEAVMPALDADDERRLRHYVDLFNARDFDAVRALIAEDIQLEVVNRTRLRGKKQASTYFGNYDRVSDWVLSLGFVDGRPAILIRDPRTPDGAVRGFMLVEWRGEEVAAIRDFRYAPYCLADADIRLID; encoded by the coding sequence ATGATGTCATCGAAATTCGACCGGGCGGCGCTGGACGCGATGCTGCCCGGCCTGCGTCCGAAGCTGCACCGCTACGCAGCCCGCATGGCCGGCTCCGTCATCGACGGCGAGGACATCGTGCAGGAGACGGTGCTGAAGGCGCTGCAGGCGATCGACGGCAACGCCGCAGTCGACCGTCCGGAGCAATGGCTGTTTCGCATCGCCCACAATGCGGCGCAGGACCATCTGCGCCGCCGCCAGCGGGAGCGTTCCCGCTTAAGCGAGGCCGATATGACCGGAGTGGAAGACCTCTCCGCCAGCGCGGAGGCGAGGCTTGCGGCTGCCACCAGCCTGCGCACTTTCATGCAGCTCACTCTGCCGCAGCGCAGCGCCGTTATCCTGGTCGACGTGCTCGGCCTCAGCCTTTCCGAAACCTGCGAAGCGACGGGCGCGACGCTGGCCGCCACCAAGGCGGCGCTGCATCGCGGGCGGGCCGAGTTGAGGGCGTTGGCAGCAGCGCCGGAAGAAGCCGTCATGCCGGCGCTCGATGCCGACGACGAGCGGCGACTGCGCCACTACGTCGACCTGTTCAACGCGCGCGACTTCGACGCCGTCAGGGCGCTGATCGCCGAGGATATCCAGCTCGAAGTCGTCAACCGCACGCGTCTCAGAGGCAAGAAGCAAGCCTCGACCTATTTCGGCAATTACGACCGCGTCAGCGATTGGGTGCTCTCGCTCGGTTTTGTCGACGGCCGGCCGGCGATCCTGATCCGCGATCCGCGGACTCCGGACGGCGCGGTCCGCGGCTTCATGCTGGTCGAGTGGCGCGGCGAAGAGGTCGCGGCTATCCGCGATTTCCGCTACGCGCCCTACTGCCTGGCGGATGCGGATATCCGTCTGATCGACTGA
- a CDS encoding NAD(+)/NADH kinase has protein sequence MAANRPRAVFVTRETDYELLVARHATRDQARFFLQTRGQRLEDVEVRHDNFHAVLGAARASVPADWRQTLVKRAHLDRFLFAADDVVVPVGQDGLVANVAKYLDGQPVLGVNPAPDLYDGVLVRIGVGRLGKLLAASIAGNVGIEARTMVQAELDGGETLLALNEIFVGHRSHQSARYRIEAGGEAENHSSSGLIVASGTGATGWARSIMEATHLDLSLGREEHAVGFWVREPFPSVATTTNLRAGKITENPLLITSRMNDGGVIFADGIEQDFIAFDWGRQVQLQPASRALRLVVDQ, from the coding sequence ATGGCGGCGAACCGACCCCGCGCGGTCTTCGTGACGCGAGAGACCGACTACGAGCTTCTGGTCGCGCGCCACGCGACGCGCGACCAGGCACGCTTCTTCCTGCAGACGCGCGGCCAGCGTCTCGAGGATGTCGAGGTCCGGCACGACAACTTCCATGCCGTGCTGGGCGCGGCACGGGCCTCGGTGCCGGCGGATTGGCGCCAGACCTTGGTCAAGCGCGCCCACCTCGACCGTTTCCTGTTCGCGGCCGACGACGTTGTCGTGCCGGTGGGACAGGATGGGCTGGTCGCCAATGTCGCCAAGTACCTCGACGGCCAGCCCGTGCTCGGCGTCAATCCGGCGCCGGATCTCTATGACGGTGTGCTGGTGCGCATCGGCGTCGGCCGGCTGGGCAAGCTGCTCGCCGCCAGCATAGCCGGCAATGTCGGCATCGAAGCGCGAACCATGGTTCAGGCCGAGCTCGACGGAGGCGAAACGCTCCTCGCGCTCAACGAGATCTTCGTAGGCCACCGTAGCCACCAGTCGGCCCGTTACCGGATCGAGGCCGGGGGCGAGGCGGAAAACCATTCCTCCAGCGGCCTCATCGTCGCCTCCGGCACCGGCGCGACAGGCTGGGCGCGCTCGATCATGGAAGCGACGCATCTCGACCTGTCGCTCGGCCGCGAAGAGCACGCGGTGGGCTTCTGGGTGCGCGAGCCGTTTCCGAGCGTCGCCACGACCACCAATTTGCGTGCCGGCAAGATCACCGAGAACCCGCTTCTGATCACATCGCGGATGAACGACGGCGGCGTCATCTTCGCCGACGGCATCGAGCAGGATTTCATCGCCTTCGACTGGGGCAGGCAGGTCCAGCTGCAGCCGGCATCGCGGGCGCTACGGCTGGTCGTCGATCAGTGA
- a CDS encoding SPFH domain-containing protein produces the protein MATIRNFGFIAQLRSEASSHVIRYRDGRVKQSGRGLVFWFAPETASIAEVPMDDREMTLFVKGRSQDFQTVAVQGTIGWHVVDPGRLAERVDFSINLRTGKPQGEPIEKIQARIAGIANQAVQQYLGQAPVRALLDAGPAPLRERLQAVVAADPALIDIGVAAVTVRLTNLTPTSELERALQTPTFEALQQKADEATFERRALAVEKERAIAENEMATRTELARREKLLIAEEAENVRNRATGAAEAQQVEAAAEAERIRTVEGAKAEAERQRIAIYRDLPPAILLGLAAQQLAGKLEKIEHVNVTPDLLATVLGEFRKSPAVIEAR, from the coding sequence ATGGCCACCATCCGCAACTTCGGCTTCATCGCCCAGCTCCGCAGCGAGGCAAGCAGCCACGTCATCCGCTATCGCGATGGTCGCGTGAAGCAGAGCGGCCGCGGCCTGGTGTTCTGGTTCGCGCCGGAAACCGCCAGCATTGCCGAAGTGCCGATGGACGACCGCGAGATGACACTGTTCGTCAAGGGCCGCAGCCAGGATTTCCAGACCGTGGCCGTGCAGGGCACGATCGGCTGGCATGTCGTTGATCCCGGGCGGCTGGCGGAGCGCGTCGATTTCAGCATCAATCTGAGGACCGGCAAGCCGCAGGGCGAGCCGATCGAGAAGATACAGGCGCGCATCGCCGGCATCGCCAACCAGGCGGTGCAGCAATATCTCGGACAGGCGCCGGTCCGCGCGCTTCTCGACGCCGGCCCCGCCCCGTTGCGCGAGCGGCTGCAGGCGGTTGTCGCCGCCGACCCGGCGCTGATCGACATCGGCGTCGCCGCGGTCACCGTGCGGCTCACCAACCTCACCCCGACGAGCGAGCTCGAGCGGGCCTTGCAGACACCGACCTTCGAGGCCCTGCAGCAGAAGGCCGACGAGGCGACCTTCGAGCGTCGGGCGCTCGCCGTCGAAAAGGAGCGTGCCATCGCCGAAAATGAAATGGCGACCAGGACGGAACTGGCCCGGCGCGAGAAGCTGTTGATCGCCGAGGAGGCCGAAAACGTCCGCAACCGCGCCACCGGCGCGGCGGAGGCGCAGCAGGTCGAGGCGGCCGCCGAGGCGGAGCGCATCCGCACCGTCGAGGGCGCCAAGGCCGAGGCCGAACGGCAGCGCATCGCCATCTACCGCGACCTGCCGCCCGCGATCCTGCTCGGCCTCGCCGCCCAGCAGCTCGCCGGCAAGCTGGAGAAGATCGAGCACGTCAACGTGACGCCGGACCTGCTCGCCACCGTGCTCGGCGAATTCCGCAAGAGCCCGGCGGTGATCGAGGCCCGCTGA
- a CDS encoding NUDIX domain-containing protein, whose translation MTETDFLKDYDPNAFQRPSVAVDLVLLGLRDGRPTVLLLKRDQHPHAGRWALPGSFVGIDESLDAAAARVLRDKTAIEGARLEQLYTFGAVDRDPRMRIISVAYLVLLTETAFDAAARAMPTLLPAAIHVPWAGEAGGPVNVLSPDNEKLTLAFDHADILAMAMLRLRGKLDYSDVAFALLPELFTLRQLQDVHEAILGTALNKPAFRRRLLDKGWLAATGAYEAGTAYRPAELYRFQRP comes from the coding sequence ATGACCGAGACCGATTTCCTCAAGGATTACGACCCCAACGCATTCCAGCGGCCGTCGGTGGCGGTCGACCTCGTCCTGCTGGGGCTGCGCGACGGCCGTCCCACGGTCCTGCTGCTCAAACGCGACCAGCATCCGCATGCGGGCCGCTGGGCGTTGCCGGGCAGCTTTGTCGGCATTGACGAGTCCCTCGATGCCGCTGCCGCGCGGGTGCTGCGCGACAAGACCGCAATTGAGGGTGCTCGCCTCGAACAGCTCTACACCTTCGGCGCGGTCGATCGTGACCCGCGCATGCGCATCATCAGCGTTGCCTATCTCGTTCTGCTGACCGAGACGGCCTTCGACGCGGCCGCGCGGGCGATGCCAACTTTGCTGCCCGCCGCGATCCATGTGCCCTGGGCCGGCGAGGCCGGCGGTCCGGTCAACGTGCTGTCGCCGGACAACGAAAAGCTCACGCTCGCCTTCGACCACGCCGACATCCTGGCGATGGCGATGCTCAGGCTGCGCGGCAAGCTCGATTATTCCGACGTCGCCTTCGCGCTGCTGCCGGAACTGTTCACGCTGCGGCAGCTCCAGGATGTGCACGAGGCAATTCTGGGTACCGCGCTCAACAAGCCGGCCTTTCGCCGGCGGCTGCTCGACAAGGGCTGGTTGGCGGCGACCGGCGCCTATGAGGCGGGCACCGCCTACCGACCGGCAGAACTTTACCGTTTCCAGCGTCCGTAA
- a CDS encoding VOC family protein, translated as MASIRYIVTDVDRSVEFYRDRLEFSVNMHNPGKFAALVRDDLTLYLSAPGAGSGGTAGGNPEPGGWNRFMIVTKDLDGLISRLDADGAEFRGEISEAGAGRARLLKDPSGNLIELFEFK; from the coding sequence ATGGCCTCCATCCGGTACATCGTGACGGACGTGGATAGATCGGTCGAGTTCTATCGCGACAGACTCGAGTTCTCGGTGAACATGCACAATCCCGGCAAGTTCGCAGCGCTTGTTCGTGATGACCTGACGCTCTATTTGAGCGCCCCGGGAGCGGGCAGCGGAGGCACTGCCGGCGGCAATCCGGAGCCTGGCGGCTGGAACCGGTTCATGATTGTCACGAAGGACTTGGATGGGCTCATCAGCCGGTTGGATGCCGATGGGGCCGAATTCAGGGGCGAAATCAGCGAGGCGGGAGCCGGTCGAGCCAGGCTTCTGAAAGACCCATCGGGCAACCTGATTGAACTGTTTGAATTCAAGTAA
- a CDS encoding ATP-dependent Clp protease adaptor ClpS gives MRDTPAETIDLQLVIHNDDQTPWEFVVNLVRSVFDRSEAEAEALTATVAQQGKAVCGSYPFAVAKAMLDTAQQRIKAAGHPLRITAAPGETEGAATAGHAAQAPRNKKFKYAHEAIAWHFDGLAHDEIIATSRQFPGHMRADVQVALDKLFSASPVRFFGLYEQHRYETLTFAALTKEGQFAVTISAAQYQDVDIGESDPIKCLNNGLWLNRDGDLHYAVVLSFHREYGHEAGTCVEIAVPAGEDGVALVDRCFSQLEAAINAARSYRGKVLSLESEGDYRGRSKGVMVHRLPQVQRDAIILPERTLKLLDRNVIRFIESREALRRLGQSTRKGILLYGPPGTGKTHTIRHLAANLPGHTTLIITADQMGLLSQYMTLARLLQPATVVIEDVDLIARDRESMGGPCEEALLNTLLNEMDGLKDNADILFILTTNRPEQLEGALTGRPGRIDQAIEVPLPDDDCREKLVRLYGGGLKLSDKIVSEAVARTKGVSAAFIKELMRRTAQTSIMRGDGEVVTPEDLAEALDDMLFTGGRLNVRLLGGATDGPSSC, from the coding sequence TTGCGCGATACGCCCGCCGAGACAATCGATCTGCAGCTTGTCATTCACAATGACGATCAGACCCCATGGGAGTTTGTCGTCAATCTCGTTCGCTCGGTCTTCGATCGATCGGAGGCAGAGGCCGAGGCCTTGACCGCGACGGTGGCGCAGCAGGGAAAGGCAGTGTGCGGCAGCTACCCTTTCGCGGTGGCGAAGGCGATGCTGGACACCGCGCAGCAGCGCATCAAGGCTGCCGGTCACCCGCTTCGCATCACCGCCGCTCCCGGCGAAACTGAAGGCGCGGCCACGGCCGGCCATGCCGCACAGGCTCCGCGCAACAAAAAGTTCAAGTATGCCCATGAAGCGATCGCCTGGCATTTCGACGGACTGGCGCATGACGAGATCATCGCGACCTCCCGCCAGTTTCCCGGCCACATGCGCGCCGACGTGCAGGTGGCGCTCGACAAGCTGTTCTCGGCCTCGCCGGTTCGCTTCTTCGGTCTCTACGAGCAACATCGCTACGAGACGCTGACCTTTGCCGCGTTGACGAAGGAAGGTCAGTTCGCCGTCACCATCTCGGCAGCGCAGTACCAGGACGTCGATATCGGCGAGAGCGATCCGATCAAGTGCCTCAACAATGGCTTGTGGCTCAATCGGGATGGAGACCTGCACTACGCGGTCGTGCTGTCCTTTCACCGTGAGTATGGTCACGAGGCCGGAACCTGCGTCGAGATCGCGGTGCCGGCCGGCGAGGATGGCGTTGCCCTTGTGGACCGTTGCTTCTCCCAACTGGAGGCCGCGATCAATGCTGCGCGATCCTACCGCGGCAAGGTTCTCTCGCTCGAGTCGGAAGGTGACTATCGCGGCCGCTCCAAGGGAGTGATGGTCCATCGCTTGCCGCAGGTGCAGCGCGACGCGATCATCCTGCCGGAACGGACTTTGAAGCTTCTCGACCGCAACGTGATCCGGTTCATCGAGAGCCGGGAGGCGCTGCGACGGCTTGGGCAATCGACGCGCAAGGGCATCTTGCTTTACGGCCCGCCGGGCACCGGCAAGACGCACACCATACGTCACCTCGCCGCCAATCTCCCTGGCCACACGACACTGATCATAACGGCCGACCAGATGGGCCTGTTGTCGCAATACATGACCCTGGCGCGCCTGCTACAGCCGGCTACGGTCGTGATCGAGGACGTGGACCTGATTGCCCGCGACCGCGAGAGCATGGGAGGTCCATGCGAGGAAGCGCTCCTCAACACCCTGCTCAACGAGATGGACGGTTTGAAGGACAATGCCGACATCCTGTTCATCCTGACCACCAACCGGCCCGAGCAACTTGAAGGCGCTCTCACCGGGCGGCCGGGACGTATCGACCAAGCCATCGAGGTGCCGCTGCCGGACGACGACTGCCGGGAGAAGCTGGTGCGCCTCTATGGCGGCGGGCTGAAACTTTCCGATAAGATCGTGAGCGAAGCTGTGGCGCGGACGAAGGGGGTCAGCGCGGCGTTCATCAAGGAGCTCATGCGCCGTACCGCGCAGACCAGCATCATGCGTGGCGACGGAGAGGTGGTGACCCCCGAGGATCTGGCCGAGGCCCTGGACGACATGCTGTTCACCGGCGGCCGGCTCAACGTCAGGCTGCTTGGCGGCGCAACCGACGGGCCATCGAGTTGCTGA